In Mycobacterium sp. JS623, one genomic interval encodes:
- the rpmG gene encoding 50S ribosomal protein L33: MASSTDVRPKITLACEVCKHRNYITKKNRRNDPDRLEIKKFCPNCGKHQAHKESR; this comes from the coding sequence GTGGCGTCCAGTACAGACGTACGGCCGAAGATCACTTTGGCGTGCGAGGTGTGCAAGCACCGTAATTACATCACCAAGAAGAACCGCCGCAACGATCCCGACCGGCTCGAGATCAAGAAGTTCTGCCCGAACTGCGGCAAGCACCAAGCTCACAAGGAATCGCGCTAA
- the hadB gene encoding (3R)-hydroxyacyl-ACP dehydratase subunit HadB, with amino-acid sequence MPLREFDSVNVGDTLPEKVIPLTRQDLVNYAGVSGDLNPIHWDDEIAKQVGLDTAIAHGMLTMGLGGGYVTSWVGDPAAVIEYNVRFTAVVPVPNDGVGAEIVFNGRVKSVEPETKSVTIALSATTGGKKIFGRAVATAKLA; translated from the coding sequence ATGCCATTGCGTGAGTTCGATTCGGTGAACGTAGGTGACACGCTTCCCGAGAAGGTGATCCCGCTGACCCGGCAGGATCTGGTCAACTACGCCGGCGTATCCGGCGACCTGAACCCCATTCACTGGGACGACGAAATCGCCAAGCAGGTCGGCCTGGACACCGCGATTGCCCACGGCATGCTGACCATGGGCCTTGGCGGCGGTTACGTGACGTCGTGGGTCGGCGATCCCGCGGCGGTGATCGAGTACAACGTCCGCTTCACCGCCGTGGTGCCCGTCCCAAATGACGGCGTCGGCGCCGAGATCGTGTTCAATGGACGCGTGAAATCTGTTGAACCCGAGACGAAGTCAGTAACTATCGCATTGTCGGCCACCACCGGGGGAAAAAAGATTTTCGGCCGCGCAGTCGCGACCGCGAAGCTGGCGTAA
- the hadA gene encoding (3R)-hydroxyacyl-ACP dehydratase subunit HadA: MGLSKSIVGMHYRHPDHYVVGREKLREYAVAVKNDDAAFFDEKAAAELGHEALPAPLTFISVFGYQAQSAFFDHANIGIKDAKIVQVDQVLKFRKPIHAGDKLYCDVYVDSVKQAHGTDIIVTKNIVTNDEGDIVQETYTTLAGRSGEEGEEGFSDAIA, encoded by the coding sequence GTGGGCTTGTCAAAAAGCATCGTCGGGATGCACTACCGACACCCGGACCATTACGTCGTCGGCCGGGAGAAGCTTCGCGAGTACGCCGTCGCCGTCAAGAATGACGACGCGGCTTTCTTCGACGAGAAGGCCGCAGCCGAACTCGGGCATGAGGCGCTGCCGGCCCCGTTGACGTTCATCTCGGTGTTCGGCTATCAGGCGCAGTCGGCCTTTTTCGACCACGCCAACATCGGTATCAAGGACGCGAAGATCGTCCAGGTGGATCAAGTGTTGAAGTTCCGCAAGCCCATCCACGCCGGCGACAAGCTGTACTGCGACGTCTACGTGGACTCCGTCAAGCAGGCCCACGGGACCGACATCATCGTCACCAAGAACATCGTCACCAACGACGAGGGTGACATCGTGCAAGAGACGTACACGACCCTGGCGGGTCGTTCGGGTGAAGAGGGAGAAGAGGGCTTTTCCGATGCCATTGCGTGA
- a CDS encoding MBL fold metallo-hydrolase — MTDRLYFRQLLSGRDFAAGDMIAAQMRNFAYLIGDRETGDAVVVDPAYAAGDLVDAIEADGMRLSGVLVTHHHPDHVGGSMMGFELKGLSELLERTSVPVHVNSLEADWVSRVTGIARSELTAHEHGDVVNVGDIAIELLHTPGHTPGSQCFLVDGRLVAGDTLFLEGCGRTDFPGGDVDAIYHSLQALAQLPGDPTVFPGHWYSAEPSASLSEVKRTNYVYRASNLDQWRMLMGA, encoded by the coding sequence ATGACCGACCGCCTGTACTTTCGGCAGCTGCTCTCGGGGCGCGACTTCGCGGCCGGCGACATGATCGCCGCCCAGATGCGCAACTTCGCCTACCTGATCGGAGACCGCGAGACCGGCGATGCCGTCGTCGTCGACCCGGCCTACGCCGCCGGCGATCTGGTCGACGCGATCGAGGCCGACGGGATGCGGCTCTCCGGTGTGCTGGTCACCCACCACCACCCCGACCACGTCGGCGGGTCGATGATGGGCTTCGAGCTAAAGGGCCTATCCGAGCTGCTGGAGCGAACCAGCGTGCCTGTCCACGTCAATTCGCTTGAGGCGGACTGGGTTTCACGTGTCACCGGCATCGCGCGGTCCGAGTTGACCGCACACGAGCACGGCGATGTGGTCAACGTCGGCGACATCGCCATCGAGTTGCTGCACACCCCCGGCCACACGCCCGGCAGCCAGTGCTTCTTGGTCGACGGACGACTGGTCGCGGGCGACACGCTGTTTCTGGAGGGCTGCGGGCGCACCGACTTCCCCGGGGGCGACGTCGACGCGATCTATCACAGCCTGCAGGCGCTCGCGCAGTTGCCGGGCGATCCCACGGTGTTTCCTGGCCATTGGTATTCGGCGGAGCCCAGCGCGTCGCTGTCGGAGGTCAAGCGGACCAACTACGTGTATCGGGCAAGCAATCTGGATCAGTGGCGCATGCTGATGGGCGCCTGA
- a CDS encoding NYN domain-containing protein produces MTEPGAPRVAVYLDFDNIVISRYDQVHGRNSFQKDRTAGFHKQPGRLTQATVDVGAIIDFASSFGTLVLTKAYADWSADVNADYRGQLVGRAVDLVQLFPAAAYAKNGADIRLAVDAVEDMFRLPDLTHVVIVAGDSDYIALAQRCKRLGRYVVGIGITGSISRSLTAACDEFVSYDALPGVPTVVPKRPAKRAKAKEADDDAEQADPQAAATGLLERALRIGHEKDDADWLHNSAVKAQMKRMDPSFSEKSLGFKSFSDFLRSRTDLVDLDESSTTRLVRLKTTAT; encoded by the coding sequence GTGACTGAACCCGGCGCGCCCCGCGTGGCGGTCTACCTCGACTTCGACAACATCGTCATCTCTCGCTACGACCAGGTGCACGGCCGCAACTCATTCCAGAAGGACAGGACGGCGGGCTTTCACAAGCAACCGGGGCGGCTGACGCAAGCGACCGTCGACGTCGGCGCCATCATCGACTTCGCGTCGTCGTTCGGCACGCTGGTGCTGACGAAGGCCTACGCCGACTGGTCGGCCGACGTCAACGCCGACTACCGCGGCCAATTGGTTGGCAGGGCGGTCGACCTCGTCCAGCTGTTTCCCGCCGCCGCATACGCCAAGAACGGGGCGGACATCCGGCTGGCGGTCGATGCGGTCGAGGACATGTTCCGGTTGCCCGACCTGACCCACGTCGTCATCGTCGCCGGCGATTCGGACTACATCGCGCTGGCGCAGCGCTGTAAGCGGCTTGGCCGCTATGTCGTCGGCATCGGCATCACCGGCTCGATCAGCCGGTCGCTGACGGCCGCGTGCGACGAGTTCGTCAGCTACGACGCGCTGCCCGGCGTGCCGACCGTGGTGCCAAAGAGGCCGGCCAAGCGCGCCAAGGCAAAGGAAGCCGACGACGACGCCGAGCAGGCCGATCCGCAGGCCGCCGCGACAGGCCTGCTGGAGCGGGCGCTGCGGATCGGCCACGAGAAGGACGACGCCGACTGGCTGCACAACTCGGCGGTCAAGGCACAGATGAAGCGGATGGATCCGTCGTTCTCCGAAAAGTCGTTGGGCTTCAAGTCGTTCAGCGATTTCCTGCGCTCGCGCACCGACCTGGTCGACCTCGACGAGAGCAGCACCACCCGCTTGGTGCGGCTCAAGACCACCGCCACCTAG
- the hadC gene encoding (3R)-hydroxyacyl-ACP dehydratase subunit HadC, translating to MALKTDIRGMVWKYPDTFVVGREQVRQYARAVKALDPATHDDDAAAALGHDALIAPLTFASIFAVMIQNHFFQHVDVGLETMQIVQVDQKFKFHRPIKVGDALTGTMHIESVDERFGADIVTTRNVCTDADGEVVMEAFTTLMGHEGDNSISAKWDPETGQVVRTAVAPNGQSSD from the coding sequence ATGGCACTCAAGACCGATATTCGGGGGATGGTCTGGAAGTATCCGGACACTTTTGTTGTTGGACGTGAACAGGTTCGTCAGTATGCGCGCGCCGTCAAGGCGCTCGATCCGGCCACGCATGACGACGACGCTGCGGCCGCGCTGGGTCACGACGCACTCATAGCGCCGCTCACCTTCGCCTCGATCTTCGCGGTGATGATCCAGAACCATTTCTTTCAGCACGTCGACGTCGGCCTGGAGACCATGCAGATCGTCCAGGTGGATCAGAAGTTCAAGTTCCACCGGCCGATCAAGGTTGGTGACGCGTTGACGGGAACCATGCACATCGAATCGGTCGACGAGCGGTTCGGCGCCGACATCGTCACCACCCGCAACGTCTGCACCGATGCTGACGGCGAGGTTGTGATGGAGGCCTTCACGACGCTGATGGGCCACGAGGGCGACAACTCGATTTCGGCGAAGTGGGATCCAGAGACCGGCCAGGTTGTGCGCACTGCCGTCGCCCCGAATGGCCAGTCATCGGATTAG